One region of Chryseobacterium sp. SORGH_AS_0447 genomic DNA includes:
- a CDS encoding M13 family metallopeptidase, translated as MKKLNIGILAFSGLVFLHSCGTAKTADAQKPETVKEAAADPVKKEEVKEEGLNLSYMDKTVRPQDDFFSYVNGNWVKTTQIPSDKASWGSFNALRENVDDASLDILNKILSESYSAGSEGQKIQNLYASFMDTNKRNAEGLAPIKGDLAKIDAIKNLNDLQKYLLEATKVGDNSFYGWRVGADMKNSNMNAVYLGGPDLGLGRDYYQKVNEANTKTLAEYQAYVGKLFGVLGYKNADAAAKNVVDFEKQLANYLLTLEQNRDANLRYNPKNVSELPVLVKNVNLPKYLKEAGVNTDRVIVGELKYYQNMDSFLTQKNLPLLKDYLKYHLINGNASNLDENLEQIRFDFYSRYLQGQKEQRPMNKRGLSLVNGVLGEAFGKLYVEKYFTPEAKAQMETYIDYILKSFKTHIDDMDWMSPDTKVKAQEKLSKFTVKIAYPDKWKDYTQLKVESPKEGATLYSNLQNVAAWQYQRSLDKVGKPVDKSEWGMTPQTVNAYYSGSNNEIVFPAAILQPPFYNPNADAAVNFGGIGAVIGHEISHGFDDSGSRFDGDGNLNNWWTDADRKNFDAKVAQLAAQYSAYEPVKGSFVNGKFTSGENIGDLGGVAVAYDALQMYLKDHGNPGPISGFTQDQRFFMSWATVWRTKSTDQYMTNQVKTDPHSPGVFRAFGPLVNQDSFIKAFDIKPGDKMYKAPQDRIKIW; from the coding sequence ATGAAAAAGCTAAATATCGGGATACTTGCCTTTTCGGGCCTTGTATTCTTACATTCGTGTGGTACGGCAAAAACAGCAGACGCTCAGAAACCTGAGACCGTGAAGGAAGCGGCTGCAGATCCGGTGAAAAAAGAAGAAGTAAAAGAAGAAGGGCTGAACTTGTCTTATATGGACAAAACCGTTCGTCCACAGGATGATTTTTTTAGCTACGTCAATGGGAATTGGGTGAAAACCACGCAGATCCCTTCCGATAAGGCGAGCTGGGGATCCTTCAACGCCTTAAGAGAAAATGTGGATGACGCTTCCCTGGATATTTTAAATAAAATTTTATCAGAATCGTATTCGGCTGGTTCCGAAGGGCAGAAAATACAAAATCTGTACGCTTCATTTATGGATACGAATAAGAGAAATGCGGAAGGGCTCGCTCCGATCAAAGGGGATCTGGCAAAGATCGATGCCATCAAAAACCTGAATGACCTTCAGAAATATTTACTGGAAGCTACGAAAGTCGGCGACAACTCGTTCTACGGATGGAGAGTAGGAGCGGATATGAAAAATTCCAATATGAATGCGGTATATCTTGGCGGCCCGGATCTTGGCCTGGGAAGAGATTACTATCAGAAAGTAAATGAAGCCAATACCAAAACCTTAGCCGAATATCAGGCTTATGTAGGGAAATTATTCGGGGTATTGGGCTATAAAAATGCGGATGCTGCTGCCAAAAACGTAGTGGATTTTGAAAAGCAGCTGGCTAACTACTTATTGACGCTTGAGCAAAACCGCGATGCGAATTTAAGATACAACCCTAAAAATGTATCCGAACTGCCGGTATTGGTTAAAAATGTCAATCTTCCGAAATATTTAAAAGAAGCAGGAGTGAATACCGATCGTGTAATCGTTGGGGAACTGAAATATTACCAAAATATGGATTCGTTCCTGACACAGAAAAACCTTCCGCTGCTGAAAGATTATCTGAAATATCATTTAATTAACGGGAATGCGAGCAACCTGGACGAAAATCTTGAACAGATCCGGTTTGATTTCTACTCCAGATATCTTCAGGGGCAGAAAGAGCAGCGCCCGATGAACAAAAGGGGACTTTCCCTGGTAAACGGTGTTCTGGGTGAAGCTTTCGGAAAATTATATGTCGAAAAATACTTTACGCCTGAAGCCAAAGCGCAGATGGAAACCTATATCGATTATATTTTGAAATCATTTAAAACCCACATCGATGATATGGATTGGATGTCTCCGGATACTAAAGTAAAAGCACAGGAAAAATTATCGAAATTTACAGTGAAGATCGCCTATCCGGACAAATGGAAAGATTACACCCAACTGAAAGTGGAATCTCCGAAGGAAGGAGCAACTTTATATTCTAACCTTCAGAACGTTGCTGCCTGGCAGTACCAGAGAAGTCTGGACAAAGTAGGAAAACCGGTTGACAAATCGGAGTGGGGAATGACACCGCAGACCGTGAATGCCTATTATAGCGGATCCAACAACGAAATCGTTTTCCCTGCGGCCATCCTTCAGCCACCATTCTATAATCCGAATGCAGATGCAGCAGTAAACTTCGGTGGAATCGGAGCGGTAATCGGCCATGAGATCTCCCACGGATTCGACGACAGCGGTTCGAGATTTGACGGAGACGGAAACCTCAACAACTGGTGGACCGACGCAGACCGTAAAAATTTCGACGCCAAAGTGGCTCAGCTGGCAGCACAGTACAGCGCTTACGAACCCGTAAAAGGAAGTTTCGTGAACGGTAAATTTACCAGCGGTGAAAACATCGGGGATCTTGGCGGAGTAGCAGTTGCTTACGATGCTTTGCAGATGTATCTTAAAGACCACGGGAATCCGGGGCCGATCAGCGGTTTTACGCAGGATCAGCGGTTCTTTATGAGCTGGGCCACCGTATGGAGAACAAAATCCACCGACCAGTATATGACCAACCAGGTGAAAACCGACCCGCACTCGCCGGGCGTTTTCAGGGCTTTCGGTCCGTTGGTGAACCAGGATTCTTTCATCAAAGCATTCGATATTAAGCCGGGCGACAAAATGTATAAAGCGCCTCAGGACAGAATAAAAATTTGGTAA
- a CDS encoding erythromycin esterase family protein, with protein MKKSFSGKILLMIPFLFSTLIYSQSSDERNYLRKFIYPLQSDDPNIGFKEDSVVFNRFFANAKLVGLGEASHGSHEIFKVKEKLTRYFLMKNNGGVFSIESPMPKAMLLNEYIVNGKKTGEEYVMNLDSWIYQTEEILNMTEWMKKYNDKNASKITFTGFDITTYRGSVVQLKIMMDKYGIPTDHLMKLTQLLYDESRLERNQLSDKKQLNKEASAELNGVKTSSSKILDPEDYSWFQQHITLLDQYISKTYLGRNKYMADNIFWLKNKYPDSAFVLWAHNEHLKKTGEETGKFLKDNFNNYVSCGTFFYEGYHSVFDLHDEKIKSVYLKKNAPDSLEELLNSFDIPIFILDLKSIKKENNKLARVLLKKINYRTVGASPIPKDFKSGIVTDDFDYLIFIKNSTASKLLSN; from the coding sequence ATGAAAAAATCTTTTTCAGGAAAAATACTGTTGATGATTCCTTTTCTCTTTTCCACCCTTATCTATTCACAGAGTTCTGACGAAAGAAATTATCTCCGGAAGTTTATTTATCCTCTTCAATCAGATGATCCGAACATCGGCTTTAAGGAAGATTCTGTGGTTTTCAACCGCTTTTTTGCCAATGCCAAACTGGTAGGATTAGGAGAAGCTTCTCACGGCTCACATGAAATTTTTAAGGTAAAAGAAAAATTAACCCGGTATTTTCTGATGAAAAATAACGGTGGCGTATTTTCCATAGAATCTCCCATGCCTAAAGCCATGCTCCTTAACGAATATATCGTCAACGGAAAAAAAACAGGTGAAGAATATGTGATGAACCTGGATTCCTGGATTTATCAAACCGAAGAAATCCTGAATATGACGGAATGGATGAAAAAATACAACGATAAGAACGCATCCAAAATAACATTTACGGGATTCGATATAACCACGTACCGGGGTTCTGTTGTACAGCTTAAAATAATGATGGACAAATACGGTATTCCGACTGACCATCTGATGAAATTGACACAGCTGCTTTATGATGAAAGCCGCTTAGAAAGAAATCAGCTTTCCGACAAAAAACAATTAAATAAAGAGGCATCAGCAGAACTAAACGGCGTAAAAACATCTTCCTCAAAGATATTGGATCCGGAAGATTATTCATGGTTTCAACAGCATATTACTCTTCTTGATCAGTATATCAGCAAAACCTATCTTGGAAGGAATAAATACATGGCAGATAATATTTTCTGGCTTAAAAACAAGTATCCTGATTCAGCTTTTGTATTGTGGGCCCATAATGAACATCTGAAAAAAACCGGAGAGGAAACCGGAAAATTTCTGAAAGATAATTTTAATAATTATGTAAGTTGCGGAACGTTCTTTTATGAAGGTTATCATTCCGTTTTCGACCTGCACGACGAAAAAATCAAATCCGTTTATCTGAAAAAAAATGCACCGGATTCATTGGAAGAACTTCTCAATTCTTTTGATATTCCTATTTTTATTCTTGATCTCAAAAGCATTAAAAAAGAGAACAACAAATTGGCTAGAGTACTCCTGAAAAAAATAAATTACAGAACAGTAGGTGCTTCTCCGATCCCAAAGGATTTTAAATCCGGCATTGTAACCGATGATTTTGATTACCTGATCTTCATAAAAAATTCTACGGCATCGAAACTGTTGAGTAATTAA
- a CDS encoding IS4 family transposase, translating into MSSRDFTRKRKLSFSNTLLFMLNFITKSLSCEIVNFIHYIRSLGQTQNTFTKSAYVQNRKKIKPEVFIHLNKRLVEEFYTDNSAVQTKFNGLRLLAIDGSRINLPQTRELEEIYGVSKNQTSHTCVQAKACVLYDTINKICLKGVLSSIDTDERLQALELLAHCCHNDLLLYDRGFASFDFFYQHHKRNFNYLMRVKVGLNQTIKDFVKSGISSMITDFKPSPNVDLSGKDYGRDYTFKVRLLRVVLDNGTIEVLATSLLDEACYPSEIFKALYFERWGIETYFDEIKNKLHLEEFSGYSNNSILQDFYSTLLVSNIQTLIVRELEQELNEVDTKKKYRYKVNTSLSYSLMKNRILNLLFSNVKKEDIVAELKILFASHMIPVRPKRSFKRNILKYRVRAKPKVTKNYKKNL; encoded by the coding sequence ATGAGTAGCAGAGATTTCACCCGCAAAAGGAAGTTGAGCTTTTCAAATACGCTTTTGTTTATGCTCAACTTCATTACCAAAAGCCTGTCCTGTGAGATTGTAAATTTCATTCACTATATAAGATCTTTGGGCCAGACACAGAATACTTTTACAAAAAGTGCATACGTACAGAACAGAAAAAAGATAAAGCCCGAGGTTTTTATTCATCTGAACAAGCGGCTTGTGGAAGAATTCTATACAGATAATTCTGCAGTACAGACCAAATTCAATGGTCTTCGTCTGTTGGCTATTGATGGTTCGAGAATTAATCTACCTCAAACCCGAGAGCTGGAAGAGATTTATGGTGTATCCAAAAACCAGACTTCTCATACCTGCGTACAGGCCAAAGCCTGCGTACTGTATGATACAATCAATAAAATCTGTTTAAAAGGGGTACTTTCTTCTATAGATACTGATGAACGTTTACAGGCTCTTGAGCTGTTGGCTCATTGTTGCCATAATGATCTGCTGCTATATGACCGTGGTTTTGCTTCATTTGATTTCTTTTATCAGCATCACAAAAGAAATTTTAACTACCTTATGCGCGTAAAAGTAGGTTTGAACCAAACCATAAAAGATTTCGTCAAAAGCGGAATATCCAGTATGATAACAGACTTTAAGCCTTCTCCCAACGTAGATCTGTCAGGAAAAGATTATGGTAGAGACTATACTTTTAAGGTAAGATTGTTGCGTGTCGTACTGGATAATGGCACCATCGAAGTTCTTGCAACCTCTCTTTTAGATGAGGCTTGTTATCCTTCGGAGATTTTCAAAGCCCTATATTTTGAACGCTGGGGCATAGAAACCTATTTTGATGAAATCAAAAACAAGCTTCACCTGGAGGAATTTTCCGGTTACTCAAACAACAGCATCTTACAGGATTTCTATTCTACTTTGCTTGTAAGCAATATACAGACCCTTATTGTCAGAGAACTCGAACAGGAGCTTAATGAAGTTGATACGAAAAAGAAGTACCGGTACAAAGTCAATACTTCCCTTTCTTACAGCTTGATGAAAAACAGAATTTTGAATTTGCTCTTTAGCAATGTAAAAAAAGAGGATATAGTGGCAGAGCTTAAAATTCTTTTTGCTTCTCATATGATCCCCGTCAGACCCAAAAGATCCTTTAAAAGGAATATTTTAAAATACAGAGTCAGAGCGAAACCAAAGGTCACTAAAAACTATAAAAAAAATCTATAA
- a CDS encoding M13 family metallopeptidase → MKKLTLSLLLLGGICSQTVNAQATDKGLDLSLMDKSVRPQDDFYSYVSGTWMKTAKIPSDKPTWGSFNKLAEDTDNNSMTILNSLLKDKFADGTEGKKIQDLYASYMDMAKRNADGIKPIQANLNKINAIKNVNDLQNYLISVTKEGENNFYGWGVDADLKDSKMNAVYLGNASLGLGRDYYQKVNEKNTEALAEYTKYVASMLKELGYKNADAAAKGIVEYEKSIAKTYLTNEQSRDNTLQYNPETMAQLSALVKNVDLPAYLKKVGVNTDKVIIGELGYYKNLDKFINAQNLPVIKDYLKFHLIHGSASYLSEKIGDMRFAFYGKYLRGQQEQRALNKRGFELINGTLGEAFGKLYVEKYFPAEAKAQMVELIDYLKKSFAVHINNLAWMSSTTKEKAMQKLNKFTVKVAYPDKWKDYSKLTIVPESKGGNLYSNLQNITEWQYNKDLAKIGKPVDKTEWGMTPQTVNAYYNPVNNEIVFPAAILQPPFFNPKADAAVNFGGIGAVIGHEMSHGFDDSGAQFDADGNLVDWWTPEDKANFEKATKALASQYDKYEPVKGTFVNGTFTNGENIADLGGVNIAYDALQMYLKDKGNPGTISGYTQDQRFFLSWATVWRTLSSEKYMVNQVKTDPHSPGYFRSFGPLTNVDAFYKAFDVKEGDKLYKKPADRIKIW, encoded by the coding sequence ATGAAAAAACTAACGCTTTCTCTGCTTTTATTAGGAGGAATTTGTTCACAGACAGTGAACGCTCAGGCGACAGACAAAGGTCTGGATCTTAGCCTGATGGATAAATCGGTACGTCCGCAGGACGATTTTTACAGCTATGTAAGCGGAACATGGATGAAGACGGCTAAAATTCCTTCCGATAAACCGACATGGGGAAGTTTCAACAAACTCGCTGAAGATACGGACAATAATTCCATGACGATCCTGAACTCTCTTTTGAAAGACAAGTTTGCCGACGGAACGGAAGGTAAAAAAATCCAGGACCTTTATGCGTCGTACATGGATATGGCCAAAAGAAATGCAGACGGAATCAAGCCGATCCAGGCGAACCTGAATAAGATCAATGCCATTAAAAACGTAAACGATCTTCAGAATTACCTGATTTCCGTAACCAAAGAAGGAGAGAACAATTTCTACGGATGGGGCGTGGATGCGGATCTGAAAGATTCTAAAATGAATGCAGTTTATTTAGGAAATGCATCTTTAGGATTGGGAAGAGATTATTACCAGAAAGTAAACGAAAAAAACACGGAAGCCTTGGCAGAATATACGAAGTATGTAGCTTCCATGCTGAAAGAATTAGGATATAAAAATGCGGATGCTGCTGCAAAAGGAATTGTAGAGTATGAAAAAAGCATTGCCAAAACGTATCTGACCAATGAGCAGAGTCGTGACAATACTCTGCAGTACAATCCAGAAACCATGGCTCAGCTATCCGCCTTGGTAAAAAATGTAGATCTTCCGGCTTACCTTAAAAAAGTGGGGGTAAATACAGACAAAGTGATTATCGGGGAATTAGGATATTACAAGAATTTAGACAAATTCATCAATGCCCAGAACCTTCCTGTGATCAAGGATTATCTTAAATTTCATTTGATCCACGGAAGCGCTTCTTATCTGAGCGAAAAGATCGGAGATATGAGGTTTGCCTTCTACGGTAAATACCTGAGAGGACAGCAGGAGCAGAGAGCCCTTAACAAAAGAGGGTTTGAGCTGATCAACGGAACATTAGGCGAAGCGTTCGGAAAATTATATGTAGAGAAATATTTCCCTGCAGAAGCCAAAGCGCAGATGGTGGAACTGATCGATTACTTAAAGAAAAGTTTTGCCGTTCACATCAATAACTTAGCGTGGATGTCTTCTACAACGAAGGAGAAAGCCATGCAGAAATTAAATAAATTCACCGTAAAAGTAGCGTATCCGGATAAGTGGAAAGATTATTCCAAATTAACCATCGTTCCTGAATCTAAAGGCGGAAATCTGTATTCCAACCTTCAGAACATTACGGAATGGCAGTACAATAAAGACCTGGCTAAAATCGGAAAACCTGTTGATAAAACCGAATGGGGAATGACGCCACAGACGGTAAATGCTTATTACAACCCGGTAAACAACGAAATCGTTTTCCCTGCGGCCATCCTTCAGCCGCCGTTCTTCAATCCTAAAGCGGATGCTGCGGTAAACTTCGGAGGAATCGGTGCTGTAATCGGTCACGAAATGAGCCACGGATTCGATGATTCGGGAGCACAGTTTGATGCAGACGGAAACCTGGTAGACTGGTGGACGCCGGAAGATAAGGCCAACTTTGAAAAAGCAACAAAAGCTCTGGCTTCACAATACGACAAGTATGAGCCTGTAAAAGGAACTTTTGTGAACGGAACCTTTACCAATGGTGAAAACATCGCCGATTTAGGAGGGGTAAACATTGCGTATGATGCTTTGCAGATGTATCTGAAAGACAAAGGAAACCCGGGTACAATCAGCGGGTATACCCAGGATCAGAGATTCTTCTTAAGCTGGGCAACCGTTTGGAGAACTTTATCCAGCGAAAAGTACATGGTGAATCAGGTGAAAACCGATCCGCACTCTCCGGGGTATTTCAGAAGTTTCGGTCCTTTAACGAACGTTGATGCTTTCTACAAAGCATTCGATGTGAAAGAAGGCGACAAGCTTTACAAAAAGCCGGCAGACCGTATCAAAATCTGGTAA
- a CDS encoding polysaccharide deacetylase family protein produces the protein MENSKQIFQTDSKKRWRNVQWGSRIFIFVAILLFLALGLMMKFGRSPKIPFKEDYKAVITAGKPYLQENKISKEYKGFRSFISEKTMHTNLAKIEKARAERIKNQNRNWSQFPSGIRSAFYVAWDPQSLMSLKRNIRHINLVFPEWFFLDPKTGDLKTNVDSEGYKIIKRTGVAAMPILSNNFEQEFHSEGLGKVLKDPAKRTQLIQKLKLQCQKLHFKGINIDFEDMNLDSDDYLIDFMKELSKTFKQNKLLVSMDIMTDNDDYNVEKLNPYVDYFVLMAYDEYSADSDAGPVSSQKWIEAQTGKILQKTSPEKIILGLGAYGYDWSTDKKDNNSVTYMQAITKASASKAKINFDDNTFNLNYSYTDSKNSTHTVFFNDAASIFNTMRFSSEYPLAGTALWRLGSEDTRIWNFYDKDLTFAGLSKLNLKSLENVKGQTMVDYIGDGEVLDVLNTPHDGKIALEIDPKEKIITDENYITYPSSYEVKKYGEAPQKELVLTFDDGPDETYTPQILDVLSKYHVPAAFFLVGLNAEKNLPLVKRIYREGHEIGNHTFTHENVAKVSPERALLELKLTRLLIECITGHSTILFRAPYNADSEPTTSEEIIPVALARQQNYLDIGENIDPEDWQPGIKADEIVKRVMAGVKAERGNIILLHDAGGDTREETVKALKILIPTLQKQGYHFTNLTSILHKKRSELMPEVPRTRAYYVMQLNLILATVIYGISHFLVALFTVFIGLGLVRLLIMLYWAFKERKKEKKLGVFPLLPSYPKVSIIVPAYNEEVNIVSSLNNMLKQTYPNFDIIMLDDGSKDSTYEKAKAAFDGNSKLKIFSKTNGGKATALNFGISGTDAEYVVCIDADTKLEQNAVKYLIARFLNSAPEDKIAAVAGNVKVGNPVNWLTKWQSIEYTTSQNFDRLAYADINAITVIPGAIGAFKKSVIEEVGGYSSDTLAEDCDITVKILRRGYTVANENRAVAVTEAPESVKQFLKQRFRWTYGIMQMFWKQRQTFLNPKYKGLGLWAMPNILLFQYIIPFFSPMADLIMFFGILSGNGGKIFGYYLIFLLVDASLALMAFIMQREKLVNLLYVIPQRFGYRWLMYIVLFRSLRRALKGEMQSWGFLKRTGNVKEIPAS, from the coding sequence GTGGAAAATTCCAAGCAAATCTTTCAGACCGACAGCAAAAAACGCTGGAGAAACGTGCAATGGGGAAGCCGTATTTTTATCTTCGTTGCCATATTGCTTTTTCTGGCATTAGGCCTGATGATGAAATTCGGCAGAAGTCCGAAAATACCGTTTAAAGAAGATTACAAAGCCGTTATCACTGCCGGAAAGCCTTATCTTCAGGAAAATAAAATATCTAAAGAATACAAAGGTTTCAGAAGTTTCATTTCTGAAAAAACAATGCATACCAATCTTGCCAAGATCGAAAAGGCAAGAGCCGAAAGAATAAAAAATCAGAACCGCAACTGGTCGCAGTTTCCGAGTGGGATCCGGTCTGCATTCTATGTAGCATGGGATCCCCAATCGCTGATGTCGCTGAAAAGAAACATCAGGCATATCAATCTTGTGTTCCCTGAATGGTTTTTCCTCGATCCCAAGACCGGGGATCTGAAAACCAATGTGGATTCCGAAGGATATAAGATCATCAAAAGAACCGGTGTGGCCGCCATGCCGATCCTGAGCAATAATTTCGAGCAGGAGTTTCATTCTGAAGGATTAGGAAAGGTCCTGAAAGACCCGGCAAAACGGACACAGCTGATTCAAAAACTGAAATTGCAGTGTCAGAAGCTGCATTTCAAAGGAATCAACATCGACTTTGAGGATATGAACCTCGATTCCGACGATTACCTGATCGATTTTATGAAAGAGCTTTCCAAGACCTTCAAACAGAATAAGCTGTTGGTTTCTATGGATATCATGACGGATAACGACGATTACAACGTTGAAAAGCTGAATCCGTATGTCGATTATTTCGTGCTGATGGCCTACGATGAATATTCGGCAGACAGTGATGCCGGACCCGTATCTTCCCAAAAATGGATCGAGGCACAGACCGGGAAAATTTTACAGAAAACATCCCCCGAAAAAATTATTTTAGGATTGGGAGCTTACGGGTACGACTGGAGTACGGACAAAAAAGACAACAATTCGGTAACTTACATGCAGGCGATCACGAAAGCAAGTGCCAGCAAAGCGAAAATCAATTTTGACGACAATACCTTCAACCTCAATTACTCATATACCGATTCTAAAAACAGTACCCACACCGTATTTTTCAATGATGCGGCGTCTATTTTCAACACCATGCGGTTCTCCTCGGAATATCCGCTGGCGGGAACTGCCCTTTGGAGACTGGGAAGCGAAGACACCCGCATCTGGAATTTTTACGATAAAGACCTCACTTTTGCAGGATTATCCAAATTAAATTTAAAAAGCCTGGAAAATGTGAAAGGGCAGACGATGGTGGATTATATCGGTGACGGGGAAGTGCTGGACGTTCTGAATACGCCTCACGACGGAAAAATAGCCCTGGAAATCGATCCGAAAGAAAAAATCATTACCGACGAAAATTACATCACTTATCCGAGTTCGTACGAGGTGAAAAAATATGGCGAAGCCCCGCAGAAAGAACTGGTCCTTACCTTTGATGACGGGCCGGATGAGACCTACACGCCTCAGATTCTGGATGTCCTTTCAAAATATCATGTTCCCGCCGCTTTCTTCCTGGTAGGGTTGAATGCTGAGAAAAACCTTCCTCTGGTTAAAAGAATTTACCGCGAAGGTCACGAAATAGGAAACCATACTTTTACCCACGAAAATGTTGCAAAAGTAAGTCCGGAAAGAGCCCTGCTCGAACTGAAGCTGACCAGGCTGCTGATTGAATGTATCACGGGCCACAGCACCATTCTTTTCAGGGCACCCTACAATGCAGATTCCGAGCCGACGACTTCAGAGGAGATCATTCCCGTAGCGTTGGCAAGGCAGCAGAATTACCTGGACATCGGTGAAAACATCGACCCCGAAGACTGGCAGCCCGGTATAAAAGCCGATGAAATTGTGAAAAGGGTAATGGCGGGAGTGAAAGCAGAGCGCGGAAACATTATCCTGCTTCATGATGCAGGCGGAGACACAAGGGAAGAAACAGTGAAAGCACTGAAAATTTTAATTCCGACCTTACAGAAACAGGGCTACCATTTTACCAACCTTACCAGCATCCTCCATAAAAAAAGAAGCGAGCTGATGCCGGAAGTTCCCAGAACACGGGCCTATTATGTGATGCAGCTTAACCTCATCCTGGCAACCGTCATTTACGGGATCAGCCACTTCCTGGTGGCCCTGTTCACCGTGTTCATAGGATTAGGGCTGGTAAGATTGTTGATCATGCTGTACTGGGCTTTTAAAGAAAGAAAAAAAGAGAAAAAATTAGGAGTTTTCCCACTATTGCCATCGTATCCGAAAGTGTCGATTATTGTTCCGGCTTACAACGAAGAAGTGAATATTGTTTCTTCTTTAAACAACATGCTGAAACAGACCTATCCGAATTTCGATATTATTATGTTAGATGACGGAAGTAAAGATTCGACCTACGAAAAAGCAAAAGCTGCATTTGATGGCAATTCCAAGCTGAAAATCTTCAGCAAAACAAATGGCGGGAAAGCCACCGCGTTGAATTTCGGGATCTCCGGAACCGACGCCGAATATGTAGTCTGCATTGATGCCGATACGAAGCTGGAGCAAAATGCCGTGAAGTATTTAATTGCAAGATTCCTGAATTCAGCTCCGGAAGATAAAATTGCGGCCGTAGCAGGAAATGTAAAAGTGGGGAACCCGGTAAACTGGCTTACAAAATGGCAGTCGATCGAATATACGACCAGCCAGAACTTCGATCGGTTGGCTTATGCCGATATCAATGCGATCACGGTGATTCCGGGAGCAATCGGAGCTTTCAAAAAATCCGTGATTGAAGAGGTGGGAGGCTATTCTTCCGATACATTGGCAGAGGACTGCGACATTACGGTAAAAATTCTGAGAAGAGGTTACACCGTAGCCAATGAAAACAGAGCGGTTGCCGTAACAGAAGCTCCCGAAAGCGTAAAGCAGTTTTTAAAGCAGCGTTTCAGATGGACCTACGGGATTATGCAGATGTTCTGGAAACAGAGACAGACCTTCCTGAACCCCAAATACAAAGGTCTCGGATTATGGGCAATGCCGAATATCCTGCTATTCCAGTATATCATTCCGTTTTTCTCGCCGATGGCAGACCTGATTATGTTTTTCGGGATTTTATCCGGAAACGGCGGGAAGATATTCGGTTATTATCTGATTTTCCTTTTGGTAGATGCTTCACTGGCATTAATGGCTTTCATTATGCAGCGGGAAAAGCTTGTTAACCTGCTTTATGTGATTCCGCAGAGGTTCGGTTACCGCTGGCTGATGTACATCGTCCTGTTCAGAAGTTTAAGAAGGGCACTGAAAGGGGAAATGCAGTCCTGGGGATTCCTGAAAAGAACCGGAAATGTAAAGGAAATCCCGGCTTCTTAA
- a CDS encoding lipocalin family protein, whose protein sequence is MKMLKKMAIPVSLGILGLVILNSCATGIPKGVVAVQNFKVDQYLGTWYEIARFDYKFEKNMDNVTATYSRNPDGTIKVDNKGYNYIKKEWKESVGEARFVNGENEARLKVSFFKPIWAGYNVVDIDDNYQYALVMGNNLKYLWILSRTKQIPESIKQRFLAKAKSVGYNTDELIWVKHD, encoded by the coding sequence ATGAAGATGCTGAAGAAAATGGCCATTCCCGTTTCATTGGGGATTTTAGGACTTGTAATTTTAAATTCTTGTGCTACTGGAATCCCGAAAGGGGTTGTAGCCGTTCAGAATTTTAAAGTCGATCAATACCTGGGCACATGGTACGAGATAGCCCGGTTCGATTATAAATTCGAGAAAAATATGGATAACGTAACGGCGACCTATTCCAGGAATCCGGACGGCACCATCAAAGTCGACAACAAAGGCTATAATTATATAAAAAAAGAATGGAAAGAGTCTGTCGGTGAGGCCCGCTTTGTAAACGGTGAAAACGAAGCCCGTCTGAAGGTTTCCTTTTTCAAGCCGATCTGGGCAGGCTACAATGTTGTGGATATCGATGACAATTACCAATATGCTTTAGTGATGGGAAATAATTTAAAATACCTGTGGATCCTCTCCCGCACCAAACAAATCCCGGAAAGCATTAAACAAAGATTTTTGGCAAAAGCAAAAAGCGTTGGCTATAATACCGATGAGCTCATCTGGGTGAAGCATGATTAA